The sequence ATTCTGCTGGAGAATGGCGGAGAGGTTGCGTCACGTGCGGGCAAGCTGGTGTTGCTCATTCCGCAACAGCTCCCGGTTCCGCCGGCGAAACTCGAGCAAGTGAAGTGGGACGGCGACCGGGCGATCTTCTAGCGCGCGGAACAGGCTCCTCCCGTCGAATGCCAAGTCACGGCCGCAGGAGCGGCAGATCTCCTGCGGCCGAGCCATGGGTATTCGCACACGTGCCAATTCCTCACATCAGGCAGCTTTCTTACTTTCCTCGATCGCTACCTTTCTTAGGTCGTCACGAAGATTCGCAAGCCTCGGGTACACGGACATCGGGCAGTTCTTCTGCGGGCATATCGGAGCTACCTTTCGCGCCATGGCCCCATCGATATTTCGATAGAGTGCCTTCCCCAGGCAATCGAACCGGTCCGCCAAATCATGTATCCCTTCGTCGGTGAGTTCGGCGAAGATTTCTTCCAGCAGTCCGACTTCGCGCTTGGTTAAGCGGAAGCCCCAATCATCCAGTGTTTTCACAGGTTCTTTCAACAGCTTCTCGCGGAAAACGGAATCCGCTACTGCATTGCCAATAACTGTGATGAGTAGATCCATAACTGCCTCCTTTTTTGATGGTGTGTACTGCCAGGCCCGTCTTGCGGTTGAGTTCTAACGGGTTATGTTTTGCAGGGATAATTCCTGCATTTCGCGTCTAGCATCGTTGAGCAAGGGAAGCTCGTGGGCATGCTGCCGCATGCGCAGAACTTCCGTGTAGTGTTCGCTTGCAAGGTCATGTTTGTTCATCGCTCGATATACGCGAGCTAGTTGAAGATGTGCATCGACAAGATCGGGTGGAAATCCGCCCTGCAAGGTTTCCCCTTTGTTGTGGAGAACCTGTTCCCACTCGCGGGCAGCAAGCTCCCATCGCGATTGCGCCTGGTAGGCGCTGGCCAGGCCGGCGTGAGAAAAAGCCTGCGGATACTCTTGCAGCGCCGACGTGAAAGACCTCTCAGCTTCAAGAGGCATATCGGCGGCAAGCGAGATTTCTGCCTCGAGGTTGTGAAGGCAGCTCAGGTTCCAGGCGCTGGGAACGGACGTGCGGGAGCGATCCAGGCGGCGAAGAATCTGTCGCGCTTGATCGATCCTGCCCGCTCGCACGTACAGAATGCCGGCATTCAGCAGGTCAAAGGTCTGCAATCCGTTCCCCGGTTCCTGGAGGATCAGTCCGGCCTGAGCGATTGCCCCGCCGACATTGCCCTGACTCAGATGAATGCGGCCGAGTAGATACCGCCGAATAGTTTGCAGCCCGCCACTCCGCGGGGGCGCCGCTTGGATTTGTTTGGCCAACATGGCTTTGGCCGAATCCAATTTTCCCTCATAGAGATCCGCCACCACCAGATTGAGTTCCTGGAGTTCGCGGTCTGTCTCCGTCGCCCGGCCGATTCGTTGAAACTCATGCCGTGCGGTGGAAACTTCGTCCTCGGCGAGGTAGGCCAATCCCAGTCCCCAGTGCATTTGGGGCGGATCGATCCCGCGTTTCTGCGCTTCGCGAGCGGCGGCAATTGCGGCCTGGTTCTGGTTGCTATGTGCCAGATAGAACACCAGGCTCCGGAAGGCGGGTGCGGAGTTGGCGTTGAGTCTGAGGACTTCGCGCAGTTCGAGGATCGCCTTATCGATTTGGCCGGTGTCGTAGTAGGCAGCGGCGAGTTCGCGATGCGCCTCCTCATCATCGGGGTAGAGGCTGACGAGGATGCTCAGCGACTGGGCTTCGTCTTCGTATCGTTCCTGAAGGCCGTAATATCCAGCTTCGATCCTGTGCTGCTCCCGCTCCATCAGACCTTGGCGCAACTGGTAAGCGCGCTCGAGTTCCGTGACCGCTTTCTCGTTCTTGCCAACCGCTGCCGAGTAGAACTGCCCCAGCCGCAAATGTGCCATGGCAAAATCCGGATCCAATTCCAAGGCACCTCTTAGCAAGCCTTCAATTTGTTCGTCCCTGCCTTGATCCTGAGCATCCTGGGCGCGCGAGTAAAGTTGCAGAGCCGCAAGTGAAGGCGTGGTGACTCGCGCCAGGGGGCGGCTGTTTTTCTGGATGTGGTCCAGGGATTCTCCAAGATCCTTCCGTATTTTTTTCGCCAGACTGTCTGCTCTGTCGAAAAACTGGTCTTCGCGTTCGAACCGCTCGAGTTCTGCAAATAGAAATGTGCCTTGTACTGGATCCATGGCTCGCACCGTGATCTGGAACACCTGTCCTCTCCGTTCGGTGCTTCCGGTGAGCAACACCTGCAAATTCTCGCGCTGGCAGATTTCGCGGCCCAACCCTTCATCGATCCGCGGACTGCCATCTTTCTTCATGCGCTGCAGGACCTCGTATATCCGCGTTCGTGAAAAGACGTTGACGTAGCGGGATTGCTGGAGTGCGATGGTCAATCCCTCGCGCACGCCCTTGTCGGGAATGGCTCCATTGCCCGAAGTATCGAAATCCGAAATCAGCATCCACCCT is a genomic window of Acidobacteriota bacterium containing:
- a CDS encoding protein kinase, whose protein sequence is MSTDRRAPIPFPLPEDLTGSKVGRYVIRSKLGVGGMGEVYHAEDTKLNRPVALKRVAHRLGSDPVFRSRILREAQHASTLASEHIAAIFDVLEEQGELFLVMEYVEGETLRRRLRQPLTLEQFFPIATQCVAAVVAAHDHGIVHCDIKPENIMLTPEGQVKILDFGLAKHLPRSDRSSTFESCRSLAGTSGYMAPEVLLEEMPDVRTDVFSLGVVLYEMLTLQQPFFTGNFVTTSERILHETPTAIRVFNPLVPEPLAGVIMKALAKAPAHRHANARELLGDLHRIQSGDFSREVETPTPLPQPGKRKRWLAAAIILMVGVAIVIYPSPPSTPPLAERGWMLISDFDTSGNGAIPDKGVREGLTIALQQSRYVNVFSRTRIYEVLQRMKKDGSPRIDEGLGREICQRENLQVLLTGSTERRGQVFQITVRAMDPVQGTFLFAELERFEREDQFFDRADSLAKKIRKDLGESLDHIQKNSRPLARVTTPSLAALQLYSRAQDAQDQGRDEQIEGLLRGALELDPDFAMAHLRLGQFYSAAVGKNEKAVTELERAYQLRQGLMEREQHRIEAGYYGLQERYEDEAQSLSILVSLYPDDEEAHRELAAAYYDTGQIDKAILELREVLRLNANSAPAFRSLVFYLAHSNQNQAAIAAAREAQKRGIDPPQMHWGLGLAYLAEDEVSTARHEFQRIGRATETDRELQELNLVVADLYEGKLDSAKAMLAKQIQAAPPRSGGLQTIRRYLLGRIHLSQGNVGGAIAQAGLILQEPGNGLQTFDLLNAGILYVRAGRIDQARQILRRLDRSRTSVPSAWNLSCLHNLEAEISLAADMPLEAERSFTSALQEYPQAFSHAGLASAYQAQSRWELAAREWEQVLHNKGETLQGGFPPDLVDAHLQLARVYRAMNKHDLASEHYTEVLRMRQHAHELPLLNDARREMQELSLQNITR